From Scatophagus argus isolate fScaArg1 chromosome 2, fScaArg1.pri, whole genome shotgun sequence:
AACGTAATGgtgcatttaaacatttcacaccGCAGATGGTGCATACGCCCAGAGCCAAAGGGATTAATTGATTGGGCTGCTCTTTTTTGGGACGCTGCTGTTGATTGGTCAGACTGTGGCAGaatttcttcattatttttgtcttctggTTTTCAGAGGCTGTGAGTAGGGAAGGACATCAGGAGCACGAGAGATGAAGAGAATTCACTTCATTCATCACAAATCTTGTCTGTTTTGGAGccaaaagacatttaaaactCATACctgtgatgtgctttgatgtgGGACCTCTGGATATTCTCAGCATACTGATTTTGACATCTTAGAtgatgtggttgtgtgtgttttcagctctaATAATTAATCATAGTCTGTAAATGTGTTAACCAAATGATGAACCGCTTAATATTAAATTCACAGTGTAAACTTCTTGAGGTTAAAGGGTACGTTGAGCCATCCgagcttctctttctttttatcgACGGTTTTCCTATCTGTGATGATAACACCGCTGATATTTTACGGCGATAACTTGCAATAAATagctcacagtcacacagactGGTATTATCTTCTTCGGTGCCTGATGGGAGTAGATACGAGATAAATGAGAGAGTTTACTGGCAcgtactttgtgtgtgtgtgtgtgtgtgtgtgtgttggagagatATGGAGATCAGTGGTAAGAGGATTAAGGTTTTAGAGAATGACAGATTTGAGGTTTTATTCTGGGAAACATGAACTTTGGCACCAAAAGCGGaagctttttgttattttgtttgtcatctAAACAGGGTTCACGTCTGTGTCAGCTTGTTGCagtgatgaatgtgtttgtgtttgaaggtTGGGTGCAGCTGTTAACTTTAGTTTGTGTGTTCGCAGGCGCGTTGAGGAGGTGGTGAGGTATCCAGGCCTGCCGCCGCGCCGTCAGCTGACGTATCAGGCCAAGCAAACcatcagcagagagatggaGCAAGAGAAGATGAGGAGAGCAGAGCAACTGATGCTGCAACGAAACCCTGCAGTGGTGAGGCCTCGCATACACAGCACGGTCTGCCTGACGGATTGTGGGGTTGTTACATACactactgtgtttgtgtgtgttaataatCTAATGTATTTATAATCTGTtgatgcagaaagagaaagaacagaagagtGCTGGTCCTAAACCAACCCGGAACCATCAGCAGAGGCTGGAGAACATTGTCAAACAGACCACAGTGGAGACCAGGGTGAGACACacacttgtttttgtcactCAGGAGGACATTACACTGACACTGATGCACCTGGACTTACCTTAATCATAAACAAAAATCTGATCGTTTACCTTGTTGGGAGGGATTTTTATCCACATATGGGGAAGAGGACGTCCATAATGTGGCTTTTGTTCCGACACGGTTCAGCAACACTAACTCACACCTGCAGGTcctgtgtgctctgcagctTGAGGAGTCTGGATGAACTTTATGTAGAAAAGCCAGCAGTGTTTTCATTCTTACGTGCTCCTGCTTTTTCTGCAAGTTACTTTAAGTCTTCAGAGGCAGTTTATCATTGGATACTTGGCAAagattttgaatttttgtgGTGCTTCTCTGCTTATTTGAGCACATCTTTTGGTGCGGAAGGAGCACACTCTTTCCACCAGTGTTGTATGTGTCAGCTGATGCCTGTAGGTGGagccagagagcagcagctggtaTCTGTGAGcaagctgcagtgttttaatAGTTCATCAACAGAGCGAGTGAGCCTCTAGAGGGCAGGAATGAGGATAATGAGACCCACTGGGTCATGGTCCCTAATGGTGCAAACTGGGAAATGAGGCtaatgagaaatgtgtgtgtgcatgtgtgtctgtctggtcATTAATGTGACTGTTCATTGTTATTGACCTCATTGTTGAGGACACTGTTTCAGAAACTTCCTGATTAACTCCTCATCACTCTGTTCTGCAGCCAGAGGTGGATTTCTTTGGTCGAGCTGTTGCCCCCAAACCTCAGAGACCGCAGCCGCTGTCGGACGCAGGTACCATGTGACATTTAATGTAGCTTCTTTaatccaaaacattttgacaacACAGGGGTGGAAAAGAGCCTCAGGGCACATCGGCTCTCAACACACCACAAGTGATTACTGATGATGTGTGTTACGTAACGCTTCCAGTTTAGAGCTGCCGTGGCAGACTGCAGGCAGCCGATCTGGCCTGTCGACGGCCCTGCCACCTGCGCTTCCCCACCACAGTGTTGGTAATATCATATTTCTTTTAGCAACATGAAAGACTCGACATGCCTGATCTGCAGCTTCCTTCTTCTATTTGGACACCAGCCAGTAGACTGAACAAATCCTTCAGTCACTGTAGCTCCAGAAACCAAATGAAAGTTTGTAGTTTCCTGTCAGAAGCTTTTTGTCAATGGAAACGAACATTGCTGCTCTGTTTGCATGCACCGCAGCCCCACACCCAGAAGAGCCCATCTGCATGAACACCAGAGGTCTTGAACAGAACAGAGTAActtgctctccctcctccaaCAAAGCGTATTAATGTTTCTTGGAGACTTGTTATAATATCCAGTATCAAACACCCAAGCATTACCTTTATTAGATTCACATTTTCTGATGTGGAACATGAACAAGCGCATCAACAAAGGCCGTGTGCATATGGTAGGTCTGTACTGTATGCTTTTATTAAATTAGTAACACTGACCCAGATTCAGTGCTCAGTGATTGTGGCAATTAGAAGTGGACCCATTAAAATCTCTAACCTTCCTGACAGCGCTGCCTTCAcgaaaaaaacaggaacagcagCTATAACAAGCTCAGCTCTGAATGCCGGGTCCCAGTGAGCTGGAGTTTCACCAGCGTTGGGTTACAGGATCACATTTGCTCTCCTGTTAACGTTGACATGTTTCATCAGTCAAAATAAACGCTGAACTCGCGTGCGCGCAGGAATGCGAGAGCCCAGTAGCAGTTGATCTGCAATTATGAACCCACAAtctgtgaaactgtgtgttGTGGGGATGATcctctgtcacttcctgttaatGCACTGACTGGATGTGCACTGTTCAGatataataacaaaatgtttcctACCTGGACGCCATGTTGAAAACAAACGAGGGGAGGACGGAGAAGGACTCTCGTGCACGTGTGACGCACAGATTACAACTCAAAGGGGTGACCTCCGTCTCTGTTCACGGCAAATAGTTGTTCGCTGCTGAACTCGTATTCAGAGTCTcgtttaaatgtatttacagcAGTGAAACGCTCAGGTGTGATTGGCCCTCAGACTCGCCCTGTCGCCACAGTAGATACACTACAGCACATGGACATGATCATATATTCTGTATGTGCATAGATAGTATGCACAGTGTATTAAATTAATGTGACACTCACAGATATGATAGGAGTAGCACCCCAGTAATCTAatgattatatttattattgattatgtCAGAACATGTGGTTTCTTTCTCCTCAGCTGAAAGTGACGTCctgtatttacttattttgtcTAAACTGtgggaaacaaaaaacaaacaaacccagaggtgttcagggtttttttttagcttttctcGTGTGAAGTAATCTAATTTTTCCACTTTAAGTTATTAAACCAGACCTGAATTCATTAAATGAATCAGTGACACGTTGAAATGTCTCactgtgtgaaaaaaataaacacagataaaacaagTGGTTTGAAAACGTGACATTAAGCTTTGGGGAATTGTGATTTAATGTTGATGTTCCCTCTTATTGGCCAATCAATCAACTGCTAAAACAATCACCTGATTAactaattaagaaaataattcttAGTTGCAGCTTTAAATTGAAGAATTATTAGCTATTGGATTGTTTGATCAGTCATGAGGTCACTCGAGAGGAGCCTTGAGAACCAGCGAGTCCTCTATGTTGTCTCATAGAACTCTCTTTTGGTCTCTCTGTAGGTGAGAAGTGTGCGGTTCTTTCTATCGGAACAGCAGTGGGCAACAGCGATGTGTGGTTCCGCTTCAACGAGGGCATGTCCAACGCTGTCAGGCGAAATGTCTACATCAGAGAACTGCTGTAACCcccgaaacacacacacacacacacaggttgcttttctttgttctgtgcAAACATCTGAGTGAATCCCAACATCCAGCTGTTAAATTCAAAACAGTCTTTATTTTGATTGACAGTGTAAAGAGCCAATAAAAACGTGTTGTTGAACATTTCTCAGCAGTCCGTCAAAACAAACCTCTAGAAAGCTTCTCAGTGTCGtacgcacgcatgcacacacacacacccacacacacacacacacacacagcagacttaACCTAAAAGCATACAGGGGTCTCCCAATAAATAAACGTGACAATAGCAAAAATGTAAGAGAGTGAATGAGGGAGTTAGTGAGTTAGTGCGTTAGtgcagtgtgtctgtgattCTTCAGATTATATGCAtccgtgagtgtgtgtttgtgtgtgtgtgtgtgtgtgtgtgtccgttaGAGGATCACACACTTGCCCTTCTCCACCCATGGGTTGGCTCTCATCAGCTCGGGATTCAGAAATGGATCTTCACAAACACAACCCTCGATCCACTTCACCAGCCTgcagataaaacacaacacacacacgcacacacacacaccgtcaaCAGGAATCGGATACTCGATACCTCAAGagagcttcactgtgtgtgtgagtgtgtgtgtgtgtgtgagagagagagaggacatcacacactcactcgGTCACGGTGATGGAGGATTTCTCTCTGTTGATGGCCAGCTGATACTGAAGGCTTTCCACTTCTCTCCTCATCTGTGGGACGTCCAACTCCTCCAtgatgctgcagcagtgaaggaaaacacacagcaggtcagATTAAGAGTTCAGACACACGGATGTCTCATCGAAACTTAGGTGGAGTAAATATTGAGTTGTCTTTCAGTTCAGCCGTGAAGCTCAGCTGCAGTTTGCACATTCGCCTGTAAATGACAGTAAATCCGCTTTCGGTTGATAAACAATTCAATtcggtttatttatatagcgccaattcacaacaaaagttatctcatgacattttaaaattagagcaggtctagaccaaactctttaattaaattgtaatacagagaacccaacatgcCCCCTtaagcaagcacttggcgacagtggcgaggaaaaactgccttttagaaggcagaaacctcagagaagatcccggctcaagatgggcggccatctgccttgaccggttgggttgagagagagagagagggagagggagaggggggtggggcgagagagaaggagcacacaagcagagatgcatagcagcaataataatactagaaacactggaactgtagataatgataatgacgtatacaggaggtactatggagattatgatagcagtattagtaaaTATCTGACTAAGTTTTACTTTTGCAAAGATGACAACAGAGACGAGTGCGCTGCAGTTCTGCCGTACAGTCAGGATGTCGCTCTATTTCAGTGGctcaaaacctttttttagTTCAGGACTCCTTAAACTGAAGCAAATGTCAGCTGGTTCGTGAGCAGTTCAACCCAAAAGGTTTTTCCCTTCACTTTTTAGTTTCTAGTTTTTGgaaagtgaaagaagaaaaacaaagcagattaAAGGGAAAGtcagccagaaaaaaaaaatcttatttctGTTAGAGAAATCtattttttcctcctgtcttgtTAAGTCATCCACTGCTCGCTTTGATAGATTTATGATTGAAAAACCTTGTAAAGACCAGATGGTCACCAGTTCGGAGAGCTTCGCCGAACCACAGAGGAAGTCGAGAATCGGACGTATTCATATTGAAGCAGTTCCTGTCAAAATGTCATGTTGGTCCATTAAGTGAGACCATATGCAACTTCATGTGAGTGGTTTCTATATAAAGCTATCCTCACTACTTAAGAATGGTGATGGTAGCAGCAGCTTGGTGCATGTGATTGACTCAAAGTaaacaacagcacagaggaatCTGACCTGCCAACCAGATCCGCGTTAGCAGGGTCCATCCactgttcattttggtcttttcgTGGGATTCGTCTGCTAAAGAAAGATATGAATATTCTCTAAATTTAGTTAAAGTTTGACTTCAGCAAAAGTACAGCAGGAAactatgaaaagtaaaagtcctcgttgtggggggaaaaaagcaggaTGTCTGAGGTTGCAGTTGATCTCTCAAGTGAACCTGCACTCatgtgcttttgtctgttttatctTCAGCAATGACCCCTATTTCAACACATACTGATGTTTCATATGTAAAGTGTTTATAGATAGACCTACTGTACGTACTTTATACTCTCATTTGGCAGTTTAGAAGGTCCAACTGGCTAATACTGATGCAGCCACATCAGACAGTCCTGCCCTCCATGTCGGTTGTGATGTTGAAGGCTGCAGTTCGCGTTGCTGCTGAACTGTGTTGTTCAGCCTGCCTTTATTGATTATTAatgcaaaataacagaaacGCCTGCCAGTacaattcaacagcaccacaaactacagCCTTCAAAACGATCAGACGGTTGGTTGAATCAACGCTCCAatttgaaaaaaggaaaacacttaAAGCAAGTTGCACCAAattgaaacaaaagacaatctCCAAATAAAAGTTGCACCATATCAAAAGTGCTCAAATCCAATTACGAATGTATTTGTAGTCAAATTTTAAGTCCAGTTCTTGATGAAATTCACTTTCTCTTCACATCTCTGGCTCTTCAAAAATAACCTTGGAACCCAAACAAAGTGCACCGTCTGCGTTTGCTGGATTTTACTTGTACTTATTGTAAATTCTGCCCCACCCTGCCTCAGGACACATTACAGCAGGAAGAGAAGgggggaggcaggcaggcagatgggAGTTCAGACCGACCATAGATCAGTTtagtcctccctcctcctcctcctctcatcctcttcatctttttaATGGATCTAAATAAGTCAGTCCGGTTTCCTCCACCAGCATCCATCCTGCCAGAGCCGGCTGTTCCGTGAAAAAGGCCTTCATCATTTAATTATAACATCCTCCAAATGTGATACGCTGACATCAGTCTCCATCACTAAGCAATCAGGGACATTTCAGGCAGCCGATCACAGGTTTACACTCGGCTAAATTAAAACCGCCACGACGTCAGTGTGTAGGAGAACAAAAACGAGTGTAGATGGTCACGGCGAACctaaaacatcacatcacagcgGTTTGCACGCTGATGTATCGTGATAATATGGATGGAAAGAGCAGCGCTTACCGTCAGGGCCTGCCGGGGAGAACCGCTGGTCGATTTTGTGCGCAACCGGCTGATGGAGGATGCAGACTGGGCTTCGACAGCGACAGTAACGAGCTGAGGGTCGGTGGAGTTGGCCCGGCAGAGGAGTCCTGCTTCAGCTGGAGGCGAGAGGaacgagaagaagaagaggaggaggaggaggaggaggaggctgcgtGTGTCGGCTGTCCGCGGCGCTGGGCACTCCCCTGCGCTCCTCTCTGCTGTAGTGACTGGATGCGGGATGCGCAGGgcggagagggagaaaaatataaaaaaaacaaaaacctaaacGAGCCCCGCCGCCTGGTTTGACAGTCAAAAGAGGGCTGGAGCCGAGGACGGAGGGACCTGTATGGAAATCAATCCGCACACGCACCGAGACCGAGCAGAGGCAGGAAACACGCAAATGAGGACGCGCACCAAAGGGAAAACAAGGCGGGAGTTAATTTTCTATTCAGATCAGCCGGAGATGTCGGTTTCTGTCTTAGACTCTCCAGgaccccccaccacacacacacacacgtagtaAAACGAGAAATGTGAGATTAAAGGTTTTTCCTTTCTGAGATGGGACGAAACTTGTATCAGATCTCTCATGTTTTGTCAGGGTTCCCCACTGAGTGAGTGTAATTCAGATTGTAAAGACTATAAAGCGTGTCCGTCGGTGTGAAACCTCTAATTCTTATCTTTTAGTCTCATCTTTAATCCGAGtgcagcttttgtgtttttggtgtaaTTCAGTAGGTCCAAAAAGGCACAAATCTGTGTCATCAAAAGGGTCAGGAAAACAAGACTGGAACCTGTTCCCCCCCACTTTGACTGACCAGTCTTTTAGAAAAGGGACTCATGAGACACCTGGATTGACGGTTGTTGTCCGATGAAgctgttttaatgttttctcaGCACTTATGTTGGAAACAGTGCTAAAAGTTCTGTTAGAACTCACCAGTAATTCATCTTTGCAATATGAATGGACactcaaacagcagctgtgaggaaCATGTTCACTTCTGGTGGGTTCAGCTAACAGAGAAGGTAATTATTAACTCCTCTTAAGTCTCTTGCATAATTTATATGTAAAACTTATTCTAATTGGCTTAAGGCAGGAATGTTTAAGGCCAACTGGACCATAAAATTCCCACCTTTTGTTTGCTTGCCAGACTTTTTCTGGTCATAGCTGCTATGTACTGCAATATTATTTGGCAGAAAAATCCTAATGTTGCCAGTACTATCACAACAAACCActcagaaaacagttttcagctGGTTTATTCAGACACAACTTTACATTCTGATGCAATATTTCCATTATAacttaaaaactgcagtttcttCATTCACGTCGGTTCTGTTAGCTTGAGGAAAGCAGCTTTCTGTCCAGCGATGACGTGAATAAGACGCCTGGAAGAGAAACGCAGATCAGACGAGAGCAAACTGTTcgacagacagaaatgtgatcCTTTTAGGCCTCAGGTAAAAGTTAGAATCAGGAGCAAACAGCTCTCATACGAggtgtcagaaaatattttgttaactCATCACTGGCTGTACCACACATAATCACCATATAAACACACTGACTTACCTTTAAAATAACCCACATCTGTAGGTCAGTCATCAGCAGGATCTCGACGACTTACTTTGCCCCCAGTTTGCCGAGTCGGCCTGTGAAAAAGAGCAGCTCAGctttattttacacaaagaaACTTCATGTGCACATTCAACTACTGCAAGAGCCTCAGAATGAAGCTAGAATCAGGAGCTTGAGTTCAGCTCTCATAGTAGGTGTcagaaaagtttattttagtttgtcaTCACAGGCTGAAAGTAATTCAAATAACAACCACGTAGTGTACATGAACTCACCAGTGCCCAAACCAAGCGAGGTCCTGGTCAACAGGAACACCACACTTAGGGCTTTAAAACCTTGGCCAGCCAGCTCTGAAGCTTTTACTCTGCCCGTTCGTCCCTATCAAACAGAGTGCACGGATTATTCTCGAGCAAAGTGACAATCGCGGAGGTGGAGTCTGCATCCAATAAATGAGCCTCAGAGTCAAGTTAGAATCAGGAGCTGCAGTTCAGCTCTCATAGTAGGTGTCAGAAAAGTTTAATTAGGTTTGTAATCACAGGCTGCAATGGTTTCACAAGCCAAAATATGAACTCACCAGTTCTCGCACCTGGCGAGGCTGTGAACTTTAACCTCAGGACTCATCACTGAGATTAAAGTCAGGCAGCTCGAGGGTCTTCGATCTGCAACGTCCAGCTCACGGTCTCAGCTCACTATGGAATTAAGAGACAAACATGACTTTAAATGTGGCAAAACTGCTCCTCATATGcttaaaaatgacattaacaGAGCTGAAGATACCCCTAACTTTAGCAGCTGCTATCCAGCTACTATTATACATAAAGACTACAGGATAAGTTGGTTTGTAAATCACTTGATAGATTAAAGTGTGGGGGAACTAAAATCACGTGTTTAGAGATCTAGGCGTAATATCCCACACAATGACTTAGCTATGTAACGATCTTTTAGCTGCTTCTGTTCCCAAACCTACAAAAGTGCGTATAAGTTGAGGTTTCAATAAATTGCTCTGCTATTAAAAGATAACATTTAATTGTGGCAGATAAGACAGACCGATGTGGTCATTACCCAACACCACATTcttaatgcaaaagaaaaagaagccaGATTACGCTTTGTTTTGtggatgaatgaaagaaaagttagCTTCTTTACTAAAAGAATATATTGCTACGATAACAAGTCACATTCGACGCTTTCAGAGGCCGAAAAACCACGTCCGCGTGTTTAGTCTGGCCCTTTGCAGAACAACCACGTGTTGTAGTTCAGATCAAGTCAAGTCGGTAAGTTAGCATACGACTTCACGATTTAATACTCACTTGCTTGATTTCTCTTTGGTGACCGGTTAGCCTTCTTTTAGACAAACTGCCCCGCTCGGGTCACATTTGCTGCCATGAGGTTTAGCTTGGAGAAGACAGCCGGGATTCATCTGTGCTGCCATGCTGCCACGAGAGAACTAAAATACCTCAGAGGAGGTTCATATAAACGGCTTCCGTCCAACGGAAAGCTCAAGTCCTATCCGGCTTCCGTCCAACGGAGAGCTAAAGGCCTTCCTCTTTCTAAGCTAGTTGGTTACTTAGCAACGCAGCGGGCTAGTTAGCTACATAGTGGGTTAGCTCGCTAGCTTTCGTTCATCGGACTTGCTGCAAGGACCAAGGTAATTGTCACGCAATTCTCTGGCCATATTCTATGCTTAATGGTGCCCAATTAATCTACTATACTGTACTATCTgaacaaaaatgcttttcaaCAATTAATCAATGATGGTTTTGTTAGCATATAATCTCCCATGAGTCTTAGGATCGGAAGTTATCTCTGCCTCATGGGAGTTGTAGTTTTCGGAGACTAACTAATAAATTCGTTTCGttaataaaagtaattttatCCTAGTTAAAAGGGAGagatgtgatttattttcccCCAAACCCATGCAGTAATGGgaaccacatttatttataaagtgtACAGGATATTCCAGTATCATGTTTCAGCACATTTACAAACCTATTAACTATTTGAACTGTCACTTAGAAACTCAGAACACAAATGTGCAGCTGCAGTAAAAGGCTAAATCATCAGCAGATTGAATTTCTTAACATTTGGAGAGAGCCGTGCTGCTCGTAAATGAAGACAGGCCTTTTAAATCTTATCTGTGTTTATGCACACTGCCAAAGACTATTTCAAAGGCCCCAAATATAAACTCCATTTACTGAATTTACCAATGCTGTCCCAGTTTATTACAGTATAAACAAAGGGAGTGACCGGTCATATCTGTTGCACAATCTGAGTCATTCTTCAAATCAAGATGGATTTGTATTTGGGGCAATAGTTTAATGGCAAAAcaatatatatgcacatattgccttattttgtcatttcatgaaTCTGTCAAAGAACCACACTGTTAAGAGTCACACAAGGtttcatttatacatttattctGATCACAGCTGTACAGGAATGCATCgtcacagcagaaacacaacctAAACCCAACCATGGCACAACAGCCGTCACATCACATCCAGAACTCAACCATAAATGTACAGGCTCAATCAGCTCACCTCAATTCAATGTCTAtaattatttatcattattattagcattattagcattattatttttattcacataGGACCATCTGTCTCTCAAATATATCTTTGTTTTCAAAGAGCATAAAAATACAAGTAGAATCTTCATTGGGAACACCAGTGGTTGAGTGGCTGATCCACTGTTTGGCCTACATGGGGGACCActgaaggaggagcagagccAATTTATTACAGCTtacaaggggggggggggctgcagaGAGGGTGATTGATTTTAGGGATCATACAGGACTCACAACTCAACCTATATGCTACTTTTGAcgtcacacacacgcacacagaaggAGCAAGGGTTTGAAAGGAACCAGAAAAAAATTTTGGACTGgaaatcaagaaaaagaaaagagacaaaaaaaaaaaaaatactgagaaTATGAAAGAACAGTACCAAGgcacagagagatgcagagtcaacaaaacagacacagaaggaGATAAAAGGGAGGGGAGGTGGGCAGGGGACAAGATGAAGGTGGGCAGATTAGAGGCAGTATCACTAACCAACACTAGAGGGAGCTCTAACAGCTCAAATACCCAGGTATATTATAAACTCTATGTATGTATACTGGATGTACTATATAAAGCATTGAAATATATAGGattatcttttaaaaacactgttcaCTGCAGCAGGACAAAGGGATACACCGCATGAGTGTGCTTGTATATACCGGGATGTGTCTTTGCATGTAAagatgtgcatgtaaatgt
This genomic window contains:
- the LOC124049833 gene encoding guanine nucleotide-binding protein G(I)/G(S)/G(O) subunit gamma-13-like; translation: MEELDVPQMRREVESLQYQLAINREKSSITVTELVKWIEGCVCEDPFLNPELMRANPWVEKGKCVIL